One segment of Halomonas sp. TD01 DNA contains the following:
- the rsmH gene encoding 16S rRNA (cytosine(1402)-N(4))-methyltransferase RsmH yields MPSPDADQVTSHFRHTSVLLEGAVDTLVHNPSGIYLDGTFGRGGHSRVILSRLSEQGRLMAMDRDPQAIAAAEDIDDPRFDITQREFARLAEYAQEQGVYGKLSGVLLDIGVSSPQLDDPERGFSFMRNGPLDMRMDPTQGESAAAFLARASESDIANVFKTYGEERYAKRLARAVVTRRVEKPFTHTVDLAEVLKVAHPAWEKGRHPATKAFQGLRIYLNGELDQLDAALEGALEALAPGGHLVVISFHSLEDRRVKRFIRHHVRGDTHLPRGVPIRDDQLNRRLEALGKGMRPSDEEVDANPRARSAVMRAARKRV; encoded by the coding sequence ATGCCTTCTCCTGACGCTGACCAGGTTACTTCCCATTTTCGCCACACCAGCGTTTTACTAGAAGGGGCGGTAGATACACTTGTTCATAATCCCAGCGGTATTTATTTAGATGGCACGTTTGGGCGAGGTGGGCATTCCCGCGTTATTCTTTCGCGCTTGAGTGAGCAGGGTCGTTTAATGGCTATGGACCGTGACCCCCAAGCAATCGCAGCCGCTGAAGATATCGATGATCCTCGCTTCGACATTACGCAGCGGGAGTTCGCGCGGTTAGCCGAATATGCGCAAGAGCAGGGGGTTTACGGAAAGCTATCAGGCGTATTGTTAGATATCGGCGTTTCTTCTCCGCAATTAGATGATCCAGAGCGTGGCTTCAGTTTTATGCGCAATGGGCCTCTTGATATGCGTATGGATCCAACGCAAGGAGAGAGTGCTGCCGCGTTTTTAGCCCGTGCTAGCGAAAGTGATATTGCCAATGTGTTTAAAACCTATGGTGAAGAGCGTTACGCAAAGCGATTAGCGCGTGCCGTTGTTACGCGACGTGTAGAGAAACCTTTTACTCATACCGTCGATTTGGCAGAAGTATTAAAAGTGGCTCATCCTGCCTGGGAAAAGGGTCGTCACCCAGCGACTAAAGCATTTCAGGGGCTGCGTATTTATTTAAATGGTGAGCTTGATCAACTGGATGCAGCGCTTGAAGGGGCGTTGGAAGCGTTGGCGCCAGGCGGACACCTAGTTGTGATTAGCTTCCACTCTCTTGAAGATCGTCGTGTAAAACGCTTTATTCGCCACCACGTGCGTGGTGACACGCACTTGCCACGGGGCGTGCCCATTCGCGATGATCAGCTAAATCGCCGTCTTGAAGCCTTGGGTAAAGGAATGCGCCCAAGTGATGAAGAGGTAGATGCTAACCCCCGGGCGCGCAGTGCCGTCATGCGAGCCGCCCGTAAACGAGTGTGA
- a CDS encoding UDP-N-acetylmuramoyl-L-alanyl-D-glutamate--2,6-diaminopimelate ligase, whose translation MRLSPESLWVALKQIWPNAVLPEALPILPEQLRLVTDTRKLAMGDVFVAVPGSQRDGYDFVDQALAAGASLVLAHTKEGSVTLDGSILYLPHLSMRLGELGRALFSVPSDLQVIGVTGTNGKSSVTHYIAALSELLGKPAGVIGTLGVGRLGQLADTGLTTPGSLTMQETLADLASQGVKRVALEASSHALEQRRLDAVNVTAGVFTNLTRDHLDYHGSMAAYAAAKAKLFRRSELVLAVVNADDPLARLMLAGSDSSVRVLAIGGDEAVTLRVLGWHPHEHGQQALIATPEGEKTLDLGLMGRFNLDNVLLAISVLYGLGEPLDRLFELAAELDPVPGRMALYREADSPSVVIDYAHTPDALANALEALKEHLGSAGKLWCLFGCGGERDTGKRAEMAAVAEQRADHVIVTDDNPRNESAEKIRQQIISGFSAAAAFTEVGDRCQAICHAIQHADTQDVILVAGKGHEDYQHIGNVRHDYRDSEQVLKAFKLRAAM comes from the coding sequence ATGAGGTTGTCCCCAGAAAGTCTATGGGTAGCGTTAAAGCAGATTTGGCCTAACGCCGTGTTGCCTGAAGCGCTGCCTATATTGCCGGAGCAGCTTCGCTTAGTGACTGATACGCGTAAGTTGGCGATGGGCGATGTATTTGTGGCGGTTCCAGGTAGTCAGCGTGATGGTTATGACTTTGTTGACCAAGCGTTGGCGGCAGGCGCATCACTCGTTTTGGCGCACACTAAAGAAGGCAGCGTCACCTTGGACGGGAGCATTCTTTATTTGCCTCACCTGTCTATGCGGCTTGGTGAATTGGGCCGTGCCCTGTTTTCTGTTCCCAGTGACCTTCAGGTGATTGGGGTGACCGGTACTAATGGAAAAAGCTCTGTTACTCATTACATCGCGGCGTTAAGCGAATTACTTGGCAAGCCAGCAGGAGTGATAGGAACATTAGGTGTTGGTCGCCTTGGTCAACTGGCCGACACAGGCCTTACCACGCCTGGTTCATTAACAATGCAAGAAACCTTGGCTGATTTAGCTAGTCAAGGGGTGAAGCGTGTGGCACTTGAAGCTTCTTCACATGCCCTTGAGCAGCGCCGACTAGATGCAGTGAACGTCACCGCAGGGGTGTTTACCAACCTGACACGAGATCACCTTGATTACCATGGCAGTATGGCGGCATACGCCGCTGCAAAAGCAAAACTGTTCCGGCGTTCTGAGCTTGTGCTTGCGGTAGTCAATGCGGATGATCCGCTTGCGCGGCTGATGTTGGCGGGTAGTGATAGCAGTGTGCGTGTTTTGGCGATTGGTGGTGACGAAGCAGTGACGCTTCGCGTGCTTGGCTGGCATCCCCATGAGCATGGTCAGCAGGCCCTTATTGCTACGCCGGAAGGTGAGAAAACGCTTGATCTTGGTTTGATGGGGCGATTTAACCTAGACAATGTGCTGCTAGCTATTAGCGTGCTTTATGGGTTGGGCGAGCCATTAGACCGACTGTTTGAGTTGGCGGCGGAGTTAGACCCAGTGCCTGGACGTATGGCGCTGTACCGCGAGGCAGATTCGCCCAGCGTTGTTATTGATTATGCGCACACGCCTGATGCATTAGCCAATGCCCTCGAAGCGCTGAAAGAGCATTTAGGGAGCGCTGGCAAGCTATGGTGCTTGTTCGGTTGTGGAGGTGAGCGTGATACTGGTAAGCGAGCTGAAATGGCCGCTGTAGCGGAGCAACGGGCTGATCATGTGATTGTTACTGACGATAATCCGCGTAATGAGTCTGCCGAGAAAATTCGCCAGCAAATTATCTCGGGTTTTTCTGCTGCGGCTGCATTTACGGAAGTAGGTGATCGTTGTCAGGCGATTTGTCACGCGATTCAGCATGCCGATACCCAGGACGTTATCTTAGTGGCTGGAAAAGGTCATGAAGACTATCAGCACATCGGTAACGTGCGTCACGACTACCGAGATAGCGAACAAGTGTTAAAAGCCTTCAAACTTAGGGCTGCCATGTGA
- the sspA gene encoding stringent starvation protein SspA, translated as MGVVAKRSSMIFYSGNDDHFSHRVRIVLAEKGVAVDIVDVSDERPPEELADLNPYNSVPTLLDRDLVLYESKVMMEYLDERFPHPPLLPVYPVARAQSRLWMHRIEREWCPMLEQIRTGGKKEAEKARKELRESLIGISPIFEDMPYFMSEEFTLVDCCLAPILWRLPELNIELPEKQVKPLLSYMSRVFEREAFKASLNEREKEMRA; from the coding sequence ATGGGTGTTGTGGCCAAGCGGTCGTCGATGATCTTTTACTCTGGTAATGATGATCATTTTAGTCATCGTGTGCGCATTGTTCTGGCTGAAAAGGGGGTGGCAGTTGATATCGTAGATGTCAGCGATGAGCGTCCACCTGAAGAGTTAGCAGACCTCAACCCGTACAACAGCGTGCCTACGCTGCTGGATCGTGATCTAGTGCTTTATGAATCTAAGGTCATGATGGAATATTTGGATGAGCGTTTCCCACATCCGCCTCTGTTGCCCGTTTATCCGGTAGCGCGGGCGCAAAGCCGTTTGTGGATGCATCGTATTGAGCGCGAGTGGTGCCCGATGCTGGAGCAAATACGTACCGGTGGTAAAAAAGAAGCGGAAAAGGCACGCAAAGAGCTGCGCGAAAGCCTCATCGGGATTTCGCCTATCTTTGAAGACATGCCTTACTTTATGAGTGAAGAGTTTACACTTGTAGACTGCTGCCTAGCGCCGATTTTGTGGCGTTTGCCTGAGCTAAATATTGAGTTGCCTGAAAAACAGGTGAAGCCTCTACTGAGCTATATGTCGCGGGTGTTCGAACGTGAAGCGTTTAAGGCATCTTTAAACGAGCGTGAAAAAGAGATGCGCGCTTGA
- a CDS encoding peptidoglycan D,D-transpeptidase FtsI family protein, translated as MKRESRGGISRQMPIAPPLAGGRFLFILIIVMVASAILVGRITLLQVIDRPFLQSQGDARTLRHEAIPAHRGMITDRNGEPLAISTPVVTLWANPQELPADAIQRVMLAQALGMSLDDFESRVSRYSSREFMYLRRQMTPEAAQRILNLRTPGVYPQREYKRYYPAGEVAAQLLGVTNVDDVGQEGLELSYQPYLAGHPGQRRVIKDRRGRLVRELGVIREAQPGGELTLAIDQRIQYMAYRELRAAVSEHEADGGVLVMLDARTGEVLAMANLPSYNPNNRAGLDPRGLRNQALVDVFEPGSVMKPLAMAAILESGVVNRDAVVDTSPGWMRLDQFTIRDFRNYGELDLAGILEKSSNVGMSRLALQLSDTAIWEKYNQLGLGQAPGTGFPGEATGSLPAPVRWSRSERATLSYGYGLSVSAVQLASAYTALANNGDRLPPSLLRLSEPPQGIPAISPTVANDLLNILETSVAAYTGGRRARVEGYRVGGKTGTVRKIGQQGYTTDAYRSVFAGIAPISDPRIVTVVMIDHPRAGEFYGGAVAAPVFSSVTGNALRLLDVPPDHEVE; from the coding sequence ATGAAGCGCGAAAGTCGGGGAGGGATATCCCGTCAAATGCCTATCGCGCCGCCATTAGCTGGCGGACGTTTTTTATTTATTCTTATCATTGTAATGGTAGCGTCGGCCATCTTAGTTGGCAGGATTACGCTGCTTCAGGTAATTGATCGCCCTTTTTTACAAAGTCAAGGCGATGCCCGTACGCTTCGCCATGAAGCAATACCCGCACACCGCGGTATGATCACCGATCGAAACGGTGAGCCGCTGGCCATTTCTACGCCCGTTGTGACGCTTTGGGCAAACCCCCAAGAGCTACCTGCAGATGCCATTCAGCGAGTAATGTTGGCTCAAGCCTTAGGCATGTCGTTAGACGACTTTGAGTCGCGTGTTTCTCGGTATAGCAGTCGCGAGTTTATGTATCTTCGTCGTCAAATGACACCAGAAGCGGCTCAGCGAATACTAAACCTACGTACGCCAGGTGTTTATCCTCAGCGTGAATATAAGCGTTACTACCCAGCAGGTGAAGTGGCGGCCCAGTTACTCGGTGTTACAAATGTGGATGATGTGGGTCAAGAGGGGCTGGAGCTTTCTTATCAGCCTTATCTGGCGGGCCACCCTGGTCAGCGCCGCGTCATTAAAGATCGACGAGGGCGCTTGGTGCGTGAGCTTGGTGTTATTCGTGAAGCGCAGCCTGGGGGTGAGTTAACGTTGGCAATTGATCAGCGTATTCAGTACATGGCCTATCGAGAATTGCGCGCTGCCGTATCCGAACATGAAGCGGACGGGGGCGTATTAGTGATGCTCGATGCGCGTACTGGGGAGGTGTTGGCTATGGCTAACTTGCCTTCTTACAACCCGAATAACCGAGCTGGGTTGGATCCACGAGGTTTGCGCAATCAGGCACTAGTTGATGTGTTTGAGCCCGGGTCTGTTATGAAGCCTCTGGCAATGGCTGCAATACTAGAAAGTGGCGTTGTAAATCGCGATGCTGTGGTGGATACCTCGCCTGGCTGGATGCGCTTGGATCAGTTCACTATTCGTGATTTCCGTAATTATGGTGAGTTAGATTTGGCGGGGATTCTAGAAAAATCTTCGAATGTAGGCATGTCTCGCTTAGCGCTGCAGCTAAGCGATACTGCCATTTGGGAAAAATACAATCAATTAGGGCTTGGGCAGGCACCAGGAACCGGCTTTCCTGGTGAGGCAACAGGCAGTTTGCCGGCGCCAGTGCGTTGGTCTCGAAGCGAGCGAGCGACGCTTTCCTATGGCTACGGTCTCTCTGTTTCAGCAGTTCAATTAGCCAGTGCTTACACAGCGCTTGCAAATAACGGCGATCGCTTACCTCCTTCGCTGTTAAGGCTTTCTGAACCTCCCCAAGGCATTCCCGCCATATCGCCTACGGTTGCCAATGATTTGCTGAATATTTTAGAAACGTCGGTCGCAGCTTATACAGGTGGACGGCGAGCTCGCGTTGAGGGCTATCGTGTGGGGGGGAAAACGGGCACGGTGCGTAAAATAGGGCAGCAAGGCTATACCACAGATGCTTATCGCAGTGTTTTTGCGGGGATTGCACCTATTTCTGACCCGCGTATTGTTACCGTCGTTATGATTGATCACCCTCGCGCCGGCGAGTTTTATGGCGGAGCGGTGGCTGCCCCGGTGTTCTCTAGCGTTACAGGTAATGCCCTACGTTTGCTGGACGTGCCGCCCGATCATGAGGTCGAGTAG
- a CDS encoding ClpXP protease specificity-enhancing factor, giving the protein MKSSRPYLARALYEWLLDNELTPYVVVDATQPGVEVPRQFVQNGQIVLNVAPTAVRDLFMENQAMGFNARFGGQPMQVMIPTPALIAIYARENGAGMVFGHEPELDAAEFDDAELDDNFSDSFDESSKPELTVTEPVPEKEGDVSDQSSKKAKKKPTLRVVK; this is encoded by the coding sequence ATGAAATCGAGCCGTCCCTATCTCGCCCGAGCTCTCTATGAGTGGTTGTTAGATAATGAGTTAACGCCTTATGTGGTGGTTGATGCTACCCAGCCTGGCGTGGAAGTGCCACGTCAGTTTGTTCAAAATGGGCAAATTGTGTTGAATGTAGCGCCGACCGCTGTGCGTGACCTGTTCATGGAAAATCAGGCCATGGGTTTTAACGCTCGCTTTGGCGGCCAGCCTATGCAAGTAATGATTCCAACACCGGCGCTTATTGCGATATACGCTCGTGAAAATGGTGCTGGTATGGTATTTGGGCATGAGCCAGAGCTGGATGCGGCAGAGTTTGATGATGCAGAACTAGACGATAATTTTTCAGACTCTTTTGATGAATCGTCTAAGCCCGAATTAACGGTGACAGAGCCAGTCCCGGAAAAAGAGGGCGACGTGTCTGATCAGTCGTCTAAAAAGGCTAAGAAAAAGCCGACTCTGCGCGTAGTTAAGTAG
- a CDS encoding penicillin-binding protein activator, with amino-acid sequence MKQSIRGLLATAFMALLITGCAMQPPSVVDRVPDQDASRLLSQAEQQAPEQAAKTRLEAANILARQGQRDNAFDAADAVDENMLSESDRVRWAMLFSELARGLENPRAVLRATQVLDDELPMQANQQKTLAERQQWARQALDQAEPAKVSIPELEGVDIRRIAVALPESGPLSSVANAITSAMRSHHGLRGDNVQLSFIDASQYSLDEIYQRAEQMNAQLLIGPIDKEQVTQLEQRNNVPLPTLALNYGNSASNQAPQLLQYGLSAEDEARQAARRAFQDGHRQMSIMVPDNAWGRRVGEAFWNEWQGQGGEITNAVRYDPSSAVANAVKTALNVSGERARLNNIDALFLLALPEYARQVPPTMDYYYAPNLPIYATSHLHEGRLQARLDQDLNDVMFIDIPWQIPDAAVGGEEALPFYSTYAELRNESDASMFRLMAMGVDAYELGIRLSDLSALDGLNGSTGTLRLSGDGRVYRELPWAKFQNGVPSPILIPGLLNDDQ; translated from the coding sequence ATGAAACAGTCAATACGTGGATTATTAGCCACTGCCTTCATGGCGCTTCTAATCACAGGGTGCGCTATGCAACCCCCAAGCGTGGTTGACCGCGTCCCTGACCAGGATGCCAGTCGACTGCTCAGTCAAGCAGAGCAGCAAGCGCCAGAGCAAGCAGCCAAGACTCGACTGGAAGCGGCAAATATCCTCGCTAGACAAGGGCAACGCGACAACGCTTTTGACGCAGCCGATGCGGTTGATGAAAACATGCTCTCAGAATCGGATCGGGTGCGCTGGGCAATGCTTTTCTCAGAACTTGCCCGAGGCCTCGAAAACCCCCGCGCCGTCTTGCGCGCAACCCAAGTGCTTGATGACGAACTTCCCATGCAAGCAAACCAACAAAAAACCCTTGCGGAACGCCAGCAGTGGGCACGCCAAGCCTTGGATCAAGCAGAGCCAGCAAAAGTATCTATACCTGAACTAGAGGGTGTCGACATACGCCGCATTGCAGTGGCATTACCAGAGTCTGGTCCATTAAGTAGCGTGGCTAATGCCATTACTTCCGCCATGCGCAGCCATCACGGCTTACGTGGAGATAATGTACAGCTGAGCTTCATCGATGCGTCTCAATATTCACTAGACGAGATTTATCAACGTGCAGAGCAAATGAATGCTCAGCTTTTGATTGGCCCGATTGATAAAGAGCAAGTCACCCAACTAGAGCAGCGAAATAATGTACCGCTACCCACACTGGCTCTAAACTATGGCAACAGTGCAAGCAATCAAGCGCCCCAACTCCTCCAGTATGGTTTATCTGCTGAAGATGAAGCTCGCCAAGCAGCTCGCCGAGCCTTTCAGGACGGCCATCGTCAAATGTCTATCATGGTGCCCGACAACGCCTGGGGACGACGCGTAGGCGAAGCTTTCTGGAACGAATGGCAAGGCCAAGGTGGTGAGATCACAAACGCCGTACGCTATGATCCTAGCAGCGCCGTGGCTAATGCAGTAAAAACGGCTCTCAATGTCAGCGGCGAGCGCGCCCGCCTTAACAACATTGATGCCTTATTCCTGCTGGCACTCCCCGAGTACGCACGCCAAGTACCGCCCACCATGGACTACTATTACGCCCCCAACCTTCCTATTTATGCTACCTCTCACCTTCATGAAGGGCGTCTACAAGCACGCTTAGATCAAGATCTAAATGACGTGATGTTCATCGATATTCCTTGGCAAATTCCTGACGCAGCGGTAGGTGGTGAAGAGGCACTGCCCTTTTACTCTACGTATGCAGAGCTCCGCAATGAATCTGACGCCTCTATGTTTCGCCTGATGGCAATGGGCGTGGATGCCTACGAACTTGGCATTCGCCTATCAGATCTGTCCGCCCTTGATGGCCTGAATGGAAGCACTGGAACACTTCGCCTTTCAGGTGATGGCAGGGTTTATCGAGAATTACCGTGGGCTAAATTCCAAAATGGCGTGCCTTCGCCCATTTTGATTCCCGGCCTGCTGAACGATGACCAATAA
- a CDS encoding cytochrome c1: MKKYLFGLLFALVPVTAMAAPAASVPHSMDPDLHDQASLQNGMKLYVNYCMGCHSLQYQRFARAADDLGMPQDLVEENLIFSSDLAFNDQMHIAMDSGNAESWFGAPPPDLSLKTRVRGTDWIYSYLLGFYRDPSRPTGVNNTVFDLVAMPNVLEPLQGVQELVCSETDQPVAGQSPDPLSGKYQSCDVLQVTQPGELEPAEFEEAMYDLTNFLAYVGEPSKLQAQALAPKVLIFIFIFGVIAYLLKREYWRDIH, encoded by the coding sequence ATGAAAAAGTATCTATTTGGACTCCTTTTCGCGTTAGTGCCAGTAACGGCGATGGCAGCACCAGCTGCAAGCGTCCCTCATTCGATGGATCCTGATCTGCACGATCAAGCCTCGCTGCAAAATGGCATGAAGCTCTATGTTAACTACTGCATGGGCTGTCACTCGCTCCAGTATCAGCGCTTTGCTCGTGCGGCTGATGATTTGGGGATGCCTCAGGATTTGGTTGAAGAGAACCTGATTTTCTCCTCTGATCTGGCGTTTAATGATCAGATGCACATTGCGATGGACAGTGGTAATGCTGAATCCTGGTTTGGCGCGCCGCCGCCCGACCTATCGCTAAAAACGCGTGTGCGTGGAACAGATTGGATCTACTCTTATCTGCTTGGCTTCTACAGGGATCCGAGTCGCCCCACAGGTGTTAACAACACCGTGTTCGACTTAGTTGCGATGCCTAACGTGTTGGAGCCTCTGCAGGGTGTTCAAGAGCTGGTGTGCTCGGAAACGGATCAGCCGGTGGCGGGTCAGTCGCCAGATCCTTTGTCGGGTAAGTATCAGTCTTGTGATGTGCTGCAAGTGACCCAGCCCGGTGAGCTCGAACCTGCTGAGTTTGAGGAAGCGATGTATGACCTTACTAACTTCTTAGCTTATGTAGGTGAGCCCTCCAAGCTTCAGGCCCAGGCATTGGCGCCTAAAGTGCTGATCTTCATTTTCATTTTTGGTGTGATTGCTTACCTGCTCAAGCGTGAGTACTGGCGAGACATTCACTAG
- the rsmI gene encoding 16S rRNA (cytidine(1402)-2'-O)-methyltransferase, producing MTHQHPGILYVVATPIGNLEDLSPRAARVLAEVSRIAAEDTRHSGRLLAHLGVNTPMLSLHEHNEARRVDTLDSYLMAGENIALISDAGTPLICDPGFLLVRELRLRGRQVVPLPGPCALVSALSAAGLPTDRFTFGGFLPSKPSARRQALEKWQTREETLVFYESPHRIVHTLEALCEQMPDRAVVLARELTKTYETFLQGFPQALLEQLLQDPNQSRGEFVVMIAGAPPVVRGDEQSIVADELLKAMLVEGVGVKQGAAVAAKMLGGRKQEWYARLQALKGEH from the coding sequence ATGACACACCAACATCCGGGTATATTGTACGTGGTTGCCACGCCAATTGGGAATTTGGAAGACTTATCGCCACGCGCTGCTCGGGTATTAGCAGAAGTATCACGTATTGCTGCTGAGGATACACGTCACAGCGGCCGCTTGTTAGCGCATTTAGGCGTTAATACGCCGATGCTTTCATTACATGAACATAATGAAGCGCGGCGAGTCGATACGCTAGATAGTTACTTAATGGCGGGGGAAAATATTGCCCTTATCAGTGATGCTGGGACGCCGCTTATATGCGACCCAGGTTTCTTATTGGTCAGAGAGTTACGGTTGCGGGGCAGGCAGGTCGTCCCGCTTCCAGGGCCTTGTGCACTGGTCAGCGCGCTTTCAGCAGCTGGGTTGCCGACTGATAGGTTTACATTCGGGGGGTTTTTACCATCCAAGCCAAGTGCGCGACGGCAAGCGCTTGAAAAATGGCAGACCCGTGAGGAAACCTTGGTGTTCTATGAGTCGCCACACCGGATTGTGCATACTCTGGAAGCTTTGTGCGAGCAAATGCCGGATAGAGCAGTTGTGTTGGCAAGGGAGCTAACCAAGACATACGAAACCTTTCTGCAAGGTTTTCCCCAGGCATTACTTGAACAATTGTTACAAGATCCTAACCAGAGCCGAGGGGAGTTTGTAGTGATGATTGCAGGTGCGCCGCCAGTTGTGCGCGGTGACGAGCAATCGATTGTCGCTGATGAGCTGCTTAAAGCAATGCTGGTAGAGGGAGTTGGCGTTAAGCAGGGGGCCGCTGTCGCTGCAAAAATGCTAGGTGGCCGAAAGCAAGAATGGTACGCAAGATTGCAAGCATTGAAAGGTGAGCATTGA
- the ftsL gene encoding cell division protein FtsL produces MSMDRIERWASTLRTEWPFKLRFRAWPVILMVLFLACVVTGGLVVATTHMTRVQYAQLQQLEQEKNQLQTEWGQLLLEEGAWSTPARIEQIATERLEMRIPDVNDVEVIRP; encoded by the coding sequence ATGAGCATGGATCGGATTGAGCGTTGGGCGTCAACGTTGCGCACCGAATGGCCTTTCAAGCTACGTTTTCGCGCGTGGCCGGTTATTCTTATGGTGCTGTTTTTAGCGTGTGTTGTTACCGGTGGTTTAGTGGTTGCCACTACACATATGACGCGGGTGCAGTATGCGCAACTACAGCAATTAGAGCAGGAAAAAAATCAGCTGCAGACAGAATGGGGGCAGCTGCTATTGGAAGAGGGAGCGTGGTCTACTCCGGCCCGTATAGAGCAAATTGCTACGGAACGGCTTGAAATGCGCATCCCCGATGTGAATGACGTCGAGGTGATTCGGCCATGA
- a CDS encoding BON domain-containing protein, with protein MALRYSSHKLIAVAALSVILLAGCANNAASNPSNYGQRSSDVEAIDTTIEREASRALERSDARLRDSRIRAHSYNGSLLLVGQVPSEELRTKAGEVAGSLRGVNQVHNELSIAANLPASQRLNDTWLTTNVMSHLATNDRIDSSKLKITTENANVYLMGMVTRDEGDRIANAVSSVGGIQRIVKVFDYID; from the coding sequence ATGGCCCTGCGTTATTCTTCACACAAACTAATTGCCGTTGCGGCACTTAGCGTTATTTTACTCGCCGGATGTGCTAATAACGCGGCATCTAACCCTTCCAATTATGGTCAGCGCAGCAGTGATGTTGAAGCCATTGACACAACTATTGAGCGCGAAGCCTCACGAGCACTGGAGCGCTCAGACGCCCGATTGAGAGATTCACGCATAAGGGCACACAGCTATAACGGCTCATTACTTTTAGTAGGACAAGTACCCAGCGAAGAACTGCGCACTAAAGCAGGTGAAGTCGCAGGCTCCCTACGAGGCGTTAACCAAGTACACAACGAGCTCAGTATTGCTGCGAATTTACCCGCTAGCCAGCGCCTAAACGACACTTGGCTAACCACCAATGTTATGAGCCACCTCGCCACCAATGACCGCATCGATTCATCAAAACTGAAAATCACCACAGAAAACGCGAATGTGTATTTGATGGGCATGGTGACAAGAGATGAAGGCGACCGGATTGCTAACGCAGTATCATCGGTTGGCGGCATTCAGCGAATCGTTAAAGTCTTTGACTATATTGATTGA
- a CDS encoding YraN family protein yields MTNNHQKSNTPQTARTRGAAIEQLAAQWLQQHGLTLIASNHHVKGGELDLVMQDQDTLVFIEVKHRTTTRYGHPLETVTAQKRHRLIRAAKLYIARHAVSSPCRFDILAITGTPPTLEFQWEKAAFDAY; encoded by the coding sequence ATGACCAATAATCATCAAAAGTCCAATACACCGCAAACAGCACGAACACGGGGAGCAGCCATTGAGCAATTAGCCGCTCAATGGCTGCAGCAACATGGTTTAACGCTTATCGCTAGCAATCATCATGTCAAAGGCGGCGAGCTAGATCTTGTGATGCAAGACCAGGACACCCTGGTCTTTATCGAGGTCAAACATCGCACCACTACCCGCTACGGTCACCCTTTAGAGACCGTCACTGCTCAGAAGCGACATCGCCTGATACGAGCGGCTAAGCTCTATATCGCGCGACATGCTGTTTCAAGTCCGTGTCGCTTTGATATTCTAGCAATCACGGGCACGCCCCCCACGCTTGAATTCCAATGGGAAAAAGCGGCCTTTGATGCTTACTGA
- a CDS encoding phosphoheptose isomerase codes for MDFQSRILNHFNASIDTKTYASEVLPPFIEVASQMMVQCLVNEGKVLACGNGGSAGDSQHFSSELLNRFERERPSLPALALTTDTSTLTSIANDYSYNEVFSKQIRALGQPGDVLLAISTSGNSANIVQAIQAAHDRDMTVVALTGRDGGNMASLLGQDDCEIRVPATSTARIQEVHLLVIHCLCDLIDEQLFGGAN; via the coding sequence ATGGACTTTCAATCACGCATACTTAATCACTTTAACGCCAGCATAGACACGAAGACGTATGCCAGCGAAGTGCTGCCGCCTTTTATCGAAGTCGCCAGCCAAATGATGGTGCAGTGCTTAGTTAATGAAGGCAAGGTTCTCGCCTGCGGCAATGGTGGCAGCGCAGGTGACAGCCAGCACTTTTCTTCAGAGCTGCTAAATCGCTTTGAACGTGAGCGCCCCAGCCTACCCGCACTAGCGCTGACAACTGATACCTCAACGCTTACTTCGATCGCTAACGACTACAGCTATAATGAAGTATTTTCCAAGCAGATTAGGGCGCTAGGCCAGCCTGGAGACGTCTTATTAGCCATCTCCACCAGCGGCAACTCAGCCAACATCGTTCAAGCCATCCAGGCAGCCCATGACCGCGACATGACGGTAGTCGCCCTAACCGGCAGAGATGGCGGCAACATGGCATCACTACTCGGGCAGGATGACTGTGAGATTCGTGTTCCAGCGACATCAACTGCACGCATTCAAGAAGTTCACCTACTCGTCATTCACTGCTTATGTGATTTAATTGACGAGCAACTATTTGGCGGCGCCAACTAA